The Streptomyces sp. WZ-12 genome segment ACCACATACGACCGTGCCCCGGCCAGATGGGCGGGTCGATGTAGAGCGTCACCTCAGTCCCCCGCCGGCGCCCGCAACCGCCCCACCGGGGCGACGGACACCGCCGTCTTCGGACACACCCAGTGCGGGTCCGGGCCCAACTCCGGCTCCACGTCGAGCGCGTGCGGGTCGCCGCCCTCCGTGCACACCGGGCACAGCGGCCACCGCCCGTAGCGCTCCAGCAGTGCGTCCTGTACGTCCTGCGCTATCAACCCCGCGACGAACGAGGCGCCCTCAGGCCACTGCTCCACCCACCATCGGCGATGCGTCACCGCATCCTCGACGAGCGAGACGATCTCTGCGTCCGCGACGTCGTCTGCCACCAGGTCGGCGAGCACCAGCGCTCGCGCGGCGTGCAATGCCTGTTCCAGCTCCATGACCTCATTCTCGCGCGAGCAGCCGACCGGGCCGAAGTTATCCACAGGCTGGTCGCCAACGCCGCCACGGTCCGTCCACAGGCGTCACGGAGGGTGTTGACGCGCCACCGGCGCTGAAAATAGCTTTCAGTCATGAACAGTGCAGTGAAGGAAACTTTCAACGACCGCAGGTCGACTCCGGCACCGGCCCCGCCGGCGGCCGCGCCGGCCCCACCCGCCCCCGCGGCGCTGGCCGCCAAGGTCCGTACGCTCGCGCCGACGATGACGCGCTCCATGCAGCGCGTAGCGGAGACGGTCGCCGGCGACCCGGCCGGCTGCGCCGCCCTGACCGTCACGGGCCTCGCCGAGCGCACCGGCACCAGCGAGGCCACCGTCGTGCGCACCTCCCGCCTCCTCGGCTACCCGGGCTACCGCGACCTCCGCCTGGCCCTGGCCGCCCTCGCCGCGCAGCAGGCGACCGGCAGCGCGCCCGCCGTGACGGCCGATATAGCGGTCGACGATTCCCTGATCGATGTCATCGCCAAGTTGGCGCAGGAGGAGCGGCAGTGCCTCGCCGACACCGCCACCGCGCTGGACGTGACGCAGTTGGAGGCGGCCGTCGCCGCCCTCGCCTCCGCCCGCCGGATCGACGTCTACGGAATAGGAGCCTCCAACCTCGTCGCCCAGGACCTGGTCCAAAAGCTGCTGCGCATCGGCCTGATCGCGCACGCCCACTCCGACCCGCACCTCGCCGTCACCAACGCCGTGCAGATGCGGGCGCGCGACGTGGCCATCGCGATCACTCACTCCGGCCGCACGACCGACGTCATAGAGCCGCTGCGGGTCGCCTTCGAGCACGGCGCGACGACGATCGCCATCACCGGCCGCCCGGACGGTGAGATCGCCGCCTACGCCGACCACATCCTGACGACGTCCACGGCCCGCGAGAGCGAGCTGCGCCCCGCGGCCATGTCCTCCCGCACCAGTCAACTCCTCGTCGTCGACTGCCTCTTCATAGGCGTCGCCCAGCGCACCTACGAAACGGCCGCCCCCGCCCTCTCCGCGTCATACGAGGCCCTGGCCCACCGCCACAACCCCCGCCACTGACCGGCCGGCCCCGCGCAGTGGGCTTCGTACCGCGGGCCCCGAGGCGGCACGTACGGGCATCACGACACCCCGGGCGAGCCAGCCGAAAGCGCGGCACACCCACCGTCGGGCAGACGCACACCCATCGACAGGTGGCTGCGCACCCACCAACGGGCAAATGCACGCCCACCAGCGACGGAAAGAGCGAAGGCAACCCACCAACACCAGCCGCACCACCACTCACCACCCCGTCCCACCCCACCTCCAAGGAGCCCCCATGCCACCCACCGACCCCAACTACACGGCCCTGCGAACCCAGTTGGAGTCCCTCACCACCGAGGCGTTCCGCCCCGAGCTCTCGGACATCGACCGCCGCCCGACCCTCGACATCGCCCGCCTGATGAACGACGAGGACGCCACCGTCCCCGCCGCCGTCGCCGAACGCCTCCCGGAGATCGCCGCCGCCATCGACGCCACCGCCGCCCGTATGGCCCGCGGCGGCCGCCTGATCTACGCCGGTGCCGGTACGGCCGGCCGCCTCGGCGTCCTGGACGCCAGCGAATGCCCGCCCACCTTCAACACCGACCCCTCCGAGGTCCTCGGCCTGATCGCGGGCGGCCCCACCGCCATGGTCACCGCCGTCGAAGGAGCCGAGGACAGCAAGGAGTTGGCCGCCGGGGACCTGACCGCGCTGGCCGTAGCCGACCGCGACGTCGTCGTCGGCATCTCCGCCTCCGGCCGCACCCCCTACGCCGTCGGCGCCGTCGAGCACGCCCGCGCCATCGGCGCCCTGACCATCGGCCTGTCCTGCAACGCCGACTCCCCCCTCGCCGCGGCCGCCGAGCATGGCATCGAGATCGTCGTCGGCCCCGAGCTGATCACCGGCTCCACCCGCCTCAAGGCGGGCACGGCGCAGAAGTTGGTGCTCAACATGATCTCGACGATCACCATGATCCGCCTGGGCAAGACCTTCGGAAATCTGATGGTTGACGTCCGCGCCTCCAACGACAAGCTACGGGCCCGCTCCCGCCGCATCGTCGCGCTCGCCACCGGGGCCTCCGACCTGGAGATCGAGGCCGCCCTCACCGAGACCGGCGGCGAGGTGAAGAACGCCATCCTCGTCCTGCTCGGCGGCGTCGACGGCCACGAGGCCGGCCGCCTCCTCGACACCTCCAGAGGCCACCTCCGCACCGCCCTCCAGTCCTCGCGCACCCCCGCCACCGGCCACCCTCACCACAACTGACGCCCAGCCCCCATCCGCCAACCCACCACCCCTCCCCTCCCGTTGACCACACAGCAAGGCACCGCCCATGACCGAAGAAAAGCACCGCGCCACCGCTGCCGCGCTCCTCCCCCTCGTAGGCGGCGCCGGCAACGTCACCTCCGTCGCCCACTGCATGACCCGCCTCCGCCTGGGCATCAAGGACCGCTCCCTGGTCCAGGACGACGCCCTCAAAGCGCTCCCCGCCGTCCTGGGCGTCGTGGAGGACGACACCTACCACATCGTGCTCGGCCCCGGCACGGTCGCCCGAGTCACCCCCGAGTTCGAACGCCTCCTCAACGAGCCCCCGGCCCACGCCCCCACAACCACGCCCACCCCTCCAACCACACCCGCACGCACACCCACACCCACACCCACACCCACACCCCAGGCAACCAACGAATCCGCCGCCACCGACCTAGCCGCCCGGGGCGCCGCCCTCAAGGCGCGGCAGAAGGCCCGCAACGCCACCCCGGTGAAGCTGTTCCTCCGCCGCATCGCCAACATCTTCGTGCCGCTCATCCCCGCCCTCATCGGCTGCGGCATCATCGCCGGTCTCAACGGCCTGCTCACCAACGCCGGTTGGCTGCCCTCCCTGGTCCCGGCCCTGACGGCCATCGCCTCCGGCTTCATGTCCCTGATCGCGCTCTTCGTCGGCTACCACACCGCGAAGGAGTTCGGCGGCACGCCCGTCCTCGGCGGCGCCGTCGCCGCCGTCACGGTCTTCCCGGGCATCGCCCACGTCACCGCGTTCGGCCAGCAGTTGGCCCCCGGCCAAGGGGGCGTCCTCGGCGCCCTGGCCGCCGCCCTGCTCGCCGCCCAGTTGGAGAAGCACTTCCGCAGACGCATCCCCGAGGCGCTGGACGTCCTCCTCACCCCCACCCTCACCGTCCTCCTCACCGGCCTGGTCACTGTCTTCGGCCTGATGTGGGCCGCCGGTGAGATCTCCACCGCCATCGGCACCGCCGCCACCTGGCTGCTCGCCCACGGCGGCGCCATCGCCGGCCTCCTCCTCGGCGGCCTCTTCCTCCCCCTGGTGATGCTGGGCCTCCACCAGGCCCTCATCCCCATCCACACCACCCTGATCCAGCAACAGGGCTATACGACCCTGCTCCCGATCCTCGCCATGGCCGGCGCCGGCCAAGTGGGCGCCGCCCTCGCCCTCTACGCCCGCCTCCGCCGCAACCACTCACTCCGCACCACGATCCGCTCCGCCCTCCCCGCCGGCTTCCTCGGCATCGGCGAGCCCCTGATCTACGGCGTCTCGCTCCCCCTCGGCCGCCCCTTCATCACTGCCTGCCTCGGCGGCGCGTTCGGCGGCGGCTTCATCGGCCTGTTCAACCAACTCGGCGACGCCGTCGGCGCCACCGCCATCGGCCCCTCCGGCTGGGCGCTCTTCCCGCTGGTCAAGGGCAACCACCCACTCACCACCACGATCGCCGTCTACGCCCTCGGTCTCCTCATCGGCTACGCCGTCGGCTTCGTCGCCACCTACTTCTTCGGCCTCAGCAAACAACAACGCACCGACCTCAATACCCCCAACACCCCCAACAATCTCGATGTGCTCAACGGCCTCAACACCCCCACCAGCGACCCGGCCACACCCCAGCACACCGACGCAAGCACCCACGACGCCCTGCGGCCCACCGCCCCCGAAGCTCGAACCACGGCGCTCAAAGGCACCGGATAGCCGCCCAACCCCTCACCCACCGCGCTCCGAAGCCCCCTTCGCTCCAAACCGACCCCCGCGGAACCGGCCCTCCCAGAGCCAACCCCCTCAGCACCGAACCCCCACGGCCCGGCCCCCTGCCGACCCGGCGCCTCTCGATCCGACACCTCTCGACCGCGCTCCTCCGGGCCCAACTCCTATGAGCCGGTCCCCTCTCGCCCCGTCCCCTCCGGTCCAGATGTCTCCCACCCTGCTTCCGCCGGACCGGATCCCTCCCCACCAGGCCCACGCCCGCGCCCAGCAGGTCCACGCCCGCCTCCAAGGAGTTCGCCCTCCGGCCCGAGAGGCGCGCCCTCGCGCCCAGGAGGTGCACTCCCCAGCCCGAGAAGCCCCCCTTCAAGTCCCCCTTCCCCTCCGGGAAGTTCACTCTCGCGCCCAAGAGAACCGCCCTCCCGCTCAGGAAGCACACCCTCCCCGCCAAGAGAACCGCCCTCCCGCCCAGCAAGCACTCCCTCCCCGCCACGACGGCCGCGCTCCGGCCCGGGAAGCGCGCCGTCCTCTTCACCGAGCTCGCCCACTCGCCCCAGAGGTTCGCTTCGGCAGGCGCGCCTGAGTCCTTCCACGTACCGCTCCCAGCGGCCGTCCCAGTGGCCGGCCCAGCGCCGACGCCGGCGCACCGAGCGCCCCAACTCCGCGGCCAGCAGGGCGAACCACACGCCCACCAGCATCAGATGGACCCGCTGCGGTACGCCGTGCCAACCGGGGTGGCCCAGGAGCGGACCGACGGTGAGGATCGCGGCGGGCATGGCCACGGCCAGGACGCGCGGCCCCCAGCGGCGGACCAACGGCATCGGCGGCCGTTGCACCGCGGCCGCGCGGCTCAGGCCCGCCATCGAGGCGAAGAGGAAGAAGTGGGCGAGGGCGCTGGTTGCGGTGTGCCAGGGGTGGACGGGCTCGCAGCCGGGCTCCAGCGAGGGGGCGCAGGTCATCGGGAGCAGAACGTCGGCCAGCGAGGAGAGGCCGAGGCCGGCCAGTGCGAGCCAACCCGCGCGGGCCCAACGGCCGTGCCCGGCGGGCGTGCTGCGGGCGAGCAGGGCACCCGCGATGACGAGGAGCGCGCAACCGCTCTCCAGGGCGCCGAAGAGGACCCGGAACCGCTGGTCAGCGGCGTAGAGCTCGCTGACGTAGGAGTGCCGGGGGTCGAGGCCGGTGGGGAGCCGGAATTCCAGCAGCCACCAGTTGTAGAGCAGGGCGGCGGCGCCGAAGAGGACGGCCGCCGTCGCCTCCCGGCCGGCGTAGTGGGTGGTGGGCGCGACCACGGGCTCGTAGGCGGTGCGGTCACCGGTCCGCGTGGGGTTCGGGACGTTCGGCACGGGCGGTCCTGTTCCGGGTGGGGGGCGGGGGCCTAGTGCGAAGGTTCTCCCCGGCATGGCCCTCCACGTAGGAGCGCCGGGTGGAGGCGCGCCGAGCCGCCACCCGTCAGGCCGAACCGATCCCCTGAACGCGGTATCCGGCCGTGCCCGCCCACGGGTTTGACGTCCCGTCAGCGTGCCGGCGGAGTGCGCCTGCCGTAAGGACCGTCAGCCATACGGCCCGAGGGCCCGTGGGACGCGGGCGCCGGATACAACGCCGCCGGGGCGGCACCCCCTTGGAGGGAGGTGCCGCCCCGGCGAACGGAACGGACGAGATCAACCAGAGGTCGATCAGAAGTCCATGTCACCGCCCGGCATGCCGCCCGGCGCGCCGGCAGCGGCGGCCTTCTCCGGCTTGTCGGCGATGACGGCCTCGGTGGTGAGGAACAGCGCCGCGATGGAGGCGGCGTTCTGCAGCGCGGAGCGCGTCACCTTGGCCGGGTCGATGATGCCCTCGGCGATCATGTCGACGTAGTCGCCGGTCGCGGCGTTCAGGCCGTGACCCGGGGTCAGGTTGCGCACCTTCTCCACGATGACGCCACCCTCAAGGCCGGCGTTCACGGAGATCTGCTTGAGCGGGGCCTCCAGGGCCAGCTTCACGGCGGCGGCACCGGTGGCCTCGTCGCCGTCCAGCTCCAGCTTCTCGAAGACCGAGGAAGCCTGCAGCAGGGCCACGCCACCACCGGCGACGATGCCCTCCTCGACGGCCGCCTTCGCGTTGCGAACGGCGTCCTCGATGCGGTGCTTGCGCTCCTTCAGCTCGACCTCGGTCGCGGCA includes the following:
- the murQ gene encoding N-acetylmuramic acid 6-phosphate etherase, which encodes MPPTDPNYTALRTQLESLTTEAFRPELSDIDRRPTLDIARLMNDEDATVPAAVAERLPEIAAAIDATAARMARGGRLIYAGAGTAGRLGVLDASECPPTFNTDPSEVLGLIAGGPTAMVTAVEGAEDSKELAAGDLTALAVADRDVVVGISASGRTPYAVGAVEHARAIGALTIGLSCNADSPLAAAAEHGIEIVVGPELITGSTRLKAGTAQKLVLNMISTITMIRLGKTFGNLMVDVRASNDKLRARSRRIVALATGASDLEIEAALTETGGEVKNAILVLLGGVDGHEAGRLLDTSRGHLRTALQSSRTPATGHPHHN
- a CDS encoding DUF998 domain-containing protein is translated as MPNVPNPTRTGDRTAYEPVVAPTTHYAGREATAAVLFGAAALLYNWWLLEFRLPTGLDPRHSYVSELYAADQRFRVLFGALESGCALLVIAGALLARSTPAGHGRWARAGWLALAGLGLSSLADVLLPMTCAPSLEPGCEPVHPWHTATSALAHFFLFASMAGLSRAAAVQRPPMPLVRRWGPRVLAVAMPAAILTVGPLLGHPGWHGVPQRVHLMLVGVWFALLAAELGRSVRRRRRWAGHWDGRWERYVEGLRRACRSEPLGRVGELGEEDGALPGPERGRRGGEGVLAGREGGSLGGEGVLPEREGGSLGRESELPGGEGGLEGGLLGLGSAPPGREGAPLGPEGELLGGGRGPAGRGRGPGGEGSGPAEAGWETSGPEGTGREGTGS
- a CDS encoding MurR/RpiR family transcriptional regulator translates to MNSAVKETFNDRRSTPAPAPPAAAPAPPAPAALAAKVRTLAPTMTRSMQRVAETVAGDPAGCAALTVTGLAERTGTSEATVVRTSRLLGYPGYRDLRLALAALAAQQATGSAPAVTADIAVDDSLIDVIAKLAQEERQCLADTATALDVTQLEAAVAALASARRIDVYGIGASNLVAQDLVQKLLRIGLIAHAHSDPHLAVTNAVQMRARDVAIAITHSGRTTDVIEPLRVAFEHGATTIAITGRPDGEIAAYADHILTTSTARESELRPAAMSSRTSQLLVVDCLFIGVAQRTYETAAPALSASYEALAHRHNPRH
- a CDS encoding PTS transporter subunit EIIC produces the protein MTEEKHRATAAALLPLVGGAGNVTSVAHCMTRLRLGIKDRSLVQDDALKALPAVLGVVEDDTYHIVLGPGTVARVTPEFERLLNEPPAHAPTTTPTPPTTPARTPTPTPTPTPQATNESAATDLAARGAALKARQKARNATPVKLFLRRIANIFVPLIPALIGCGIIAGLNGLLTNAGWLPSLVPALTAIASGFMSLIALFVGYHTAKEFGGTPVLGGAVAAVTVFPGIAHVTAFGQQLAPGQGGVLGALAAALLAAQLEKHFRRRIPEALDVLLTPTLTVLLTGLVTVFGLMWAAGEISTAIGTAATWLLAHGGAIAGLLLGGLFLPLVMLGLHQALIPIHTTLIQQQGYTTLLPILAMAGAGQVGAALALYARLRRNHSLRTTIRSALPAGFLGIGEPLIYGVSLPLGRPFITACLGGAFGGGFIGLFNQLGDAVGATAIGPSGWALFPLVKGNHPLTTTIAVYALGLLIGYAVGFVATYFFGLSKQQRTDLNTPNTPNNLDVLNGLNTPTSDPATPQHTDASTHDALRPTAPEARTTALKGTG